DNA sequence from the Deltaproteobacteria bacterium RBG_16_64_85 genome:
ACCCGTGAGGGCGGTGATGGCCCCGATCGCGACGATGTTGGCGACGAACGCCTTCCCGATCTCCTCGGAAGCCGTCCGGATGATCGGCATCTTGATCACCTTGAAGTTCCCCTTGGGAATGTCCCGGACGAAGTCCTCGTCCACGAGGAGCGTCCCGTTGGGCTTGATGTCCTTGTAGTACTTGGTGCACGACTCCTGGGTCAGGGAGAGCTGAAGGTCGATCCCCTGGGCCTTCGGGAAATCGATGACCTCGTCGGAGATGATCACCTCCGACTTGGAGGCGCCGCCGCGCGCCTCGGGGCCGTAGGACTGGCTCTGGACCGCGTTGATCTTGTCGTAGATCGTGGCCGCCTCGGCGAAGATGACCCCCGCAAGGATCAGGCCCTGCCCCCCCGAGCCGGAAAAGCGGATTTCGTAACGGTCGCTCATCGTATCAGGCCCCCTTCTCTCTCTGCTTCTTCAGGCGCTCCACCATACCGTAATAGATCTCGCAAAACTCCGGCGCCTCCCTCTTGAAGAGTACGCCCGTGGGGGACTTGCCCGCAGTCTTTTCCGGGGGGAGCTTGCCGAACGCC
Encoded proteins:
- a CDS encoding 2-oxoglutarate ferredoxin oxidoreductase subunit gamma (catalyzes the ferredoxin-dependent oxidative decarboxylation 2-oxoglutarate forming succinyl-CoA), with product MSDRYEIRFSGSGGQGLILAGVIFAEAATIYDKINAVQSQSYGPEARGGASKSEVIISDEVIDFPKAQGIDLQLSLTQESCTKYYKDIKPNGTLLVDEDFVRDIPKGNFKVIKMPIIRTASEEIGKAFVANIVAIGAITALTGKVQLESVEKAVLSRVPKGTEELNKKALRAGYELAKSRMN